The genomic stretch TTGCGTACTGATCGTCTTAATGCTGCGATTCAGCTGTTCGGAAATTTCCTTGATCGTCATGCCGGACACAAATAGACGAACCACCTCGAGTTCACGTTTCGAAAGAATCACTTCGTCGTTCTTACCGCCCGTATTCATGCGCAATGTATCGAGCGCCGACTTTACCGACGGACTCATATATTCGATGTGCCGGCTGACATGCTGCACTGCAAGGCCGATATGACTCAGATCGTCCGACTTGTTGACGACCGAGATCACGCCAAGCTCGCTCAGACGCTTCAATAACGCGGCGTTTTCGAGCATCGTCAGGACGACTATGGGCAAGTCAGGAAAATTCCGACGCAAATAGCCGATCAACGGTAGGCCGTCACCGTATTGTCCGCCTGGCATGGCGAGATCGGTGACGAGCACATCGCATGGGGTCGTCTGCAATATCTTCACCAGCTCTGTGGACTGCCTTGCGCGCGCGACCACGCGGATGCCCTGGAACTTGAGCAACGCCTGTTCTGCGCCAAAGAGAATTACTGGATGGTCATCGGCGACCACGACCCTGATGGGATCTTGCATGGCCCTTCCTTCAACTGACAATCCACGCTCCGAAACTTCAGTCATGCAACTGTTCTTAGTTCTAAATTTCTCGGACTTGTCTGCTTGCTTACAACTGCGGACGACTGCAGCGACTATAGCCGATTTCGCGCCGCAACGGCCCCTCATCGAGCACAAATGGCTACATAAGATGTAATGTTAGACTCGATTCGTCGCTTGGGCACTAAAAAGGACAACAATCCCTCGTAAAGACAATTCTTTGCGACCCTGACAGGAGATTCGGCACATGCGCTTGCGTTGCACGGTCGTTCCGCCCGCTTCGTTACGTTCGTTCCAGCCGTTTCTGAATTTTGTGCCGATGTTCGCCGCTTTGCTCGTCGCCGTCCTGTTGGCGCCTTACGCTTCGGCGGTCCGTGCAGACACCGTCTTCACGGTCACGAGCGCGAACCTTCGCGCAGGCGCCACCGTGGACAATGCGCAGGTACTCGACCGATACGACTGCAAGGGGCAAAACCGTTCGCCACAACTTAGCTGGCACAACCCGCCCGACGGCACACGCAGCTTTGCGGTCACGATGTTCGATCCTGATGCACCCGGACGCGGCTGGTGGCATTGGGCCGTCACGGGCATTCCCGCGACCGTCGATCGATTGCCGGAAAACGCGAGCGCGTCCGGCTTTCTTAAGAAGCTCGGCGCCGTCGAGGCGCGCAACGATTTCGACATCGACGGCTATGGCGGCCCGTGCCCGCCGCCCGGCAAGCCGCATCGGTATGTGATTACGGTGTATGCGCTGAACACGTCCAATCTCAGGCTCGCGCAGGGTCGGCCGTCGCTGATGTTCGACCATGAAATCAGCACTGCAACGCTCGGCTACGCACGCATGATCGTCACGTACGGCCGCTAGAATTCGTCGCCGTTTTAGGAGCGGCGTGACCTCTTCTCCACGACTCCCGAAGCAGCGACGTCGTTCGCTGATTAGACTTACGTTAATTCTCGCAACGATGGAGCTGTCGATGTCCAAAATCATCATCGTTTATCACAGCGGCTACGGTCACACGAAGAAGCTCGCGGAGGCGGTGCTTGCGGGCACGCTGGACGGCGGCGCCGATGCAAGGCTGATCGCCGTCGGCGAACTGGACGACGCCGCCTGGGCCGAACTGGACCTGGCCGACGCCATCATCTTCGGCGCGCCGACCTACATGGGTGGCCCCTCCGCCGACTTCAAGAAGTTCGCCGACGCAAGCTCGAAGCCGTGGATGGGACAAAAATGGAAAGACAAGATCGCCGCGGGTTTCACCAACTCTGCGACGATGAATGGAGACAAGTTTTCGACCATCCAGTATCTGATCACGCT from Paraburkholderia phymatum STM815 encodes the following:
- a CDS encoding YbhB/YbcL family Raf kinase inhibitor-like protein, whose product is MRLRCTVVPPASLRSFQPFLNFVPMFAALLVAVLLAPYASAVRADTVFTVTSANLRAGATVDNAQVLDRYDCKGQNRSPQLSWHNPPDGTRSFAVTMFDPDAPGRGWWHWAVTGIPATVDRLPENASASGFLKKLGAVEARNDFDIDGYGGPCPPPGKPHRYVITVYALNTSNLRLAQGRPSLMFDHEISTATLGYARMIVTYGR
- a CDS encoding response regulator; this translates as MQDPIRVVVADDHPVILFGAEQALLKFQGIRVVARARQSTELVKILQTTPCDVLVTDLAMPGGQYGDGLPLIGYLRRNFPDLPIVVLTMLENAALLKRLSELGVISVVNKSDDLSHIGLAVQHVSRHIEYMSPSVKSALDTLRMNTGGKNDEVILSKRELEVVRLFVSGMTIKEISEQLNRSIKTISTQKNTAMRKLGLERDSELFQYAQSNGLMNLSSYAPGAADTGTGPTEER
- a CDS encoding flavodoxin family protein, producing the protein MSKIIIVYHSGYGHTKKLAEAVLAGTLDGGADARLIAVGELDDAAWAELDLADAIIFGAPTYMGGPSADFKKFADASSKPWMGQKWKDKIAAGFTNSATMNGDKFSTIQYLITLAMQHSMIWAGLGIMPANTKAATRNDLNYVGGFAGLLSQSPADASPEEAPSPGDLDTAKVFGARIAAVTARWKAGQPA